ATATGTGGCGTATCCTTACCTTTGGGAGTGGATATGATGGTATGTTcttgggttagagccttaccaatCTGGGTAGAAGGCCGGGAGTTAACCGTGGACTTACTTGTTTTAGATTTACATGAGTACAATGTTatttttggtatggattggctaaccCAATACGGGGCGGTGGTGAATTGCAACCGAAGGAAGGTGACTTTTAATCCACCTGGGGAACAACCGTTTATGTTTCAAGGCACAACTCGAGAGAAGAATTTTTGCTATGATCTCCACTTTGAAGGCGAGGAAACTATTGGAAGATGGATGTATTGGGTATTTGGTGAACGTAATAGACAAGGATAAAGAGACAAAGCTACAACCAACCGAGGTAGAAGTGGTGTGCAAATTTCTGGAAGTGTTTCCTAAAGATCTTCCAGGGATACCCCCGGACCGAGAGGTCGAGTTCGAGATAGAGTTGATtctagggatgtaaatggggcaGATCTGATCCGCCCCGGTAGTGATCCGACCCGATCCGAATACACTTCTGACCCGATCCGATAGGTGTTTGGAGCGGATTGGATCGGATCCGACCCGGTCCATCCGGGTCGGGTCAGACCCGATCCGACaagcttctttttcttttttttttttaatcacaccatatcactattaaaataaaatactaaagtataaatgaaattttttcaaaaaaaacaaAGTTTTAATGAAGTATATTATATCATTAAAAACAAAGTCATTATATCattaattatattaagaattCACCAACACATACTAATAATAAAGTACATTAACtacattaaatcaattataaaACTTTGATATTCTACCCTAATCTTCAAGATCTATTATGTATGGGTCCtgcaaagaaaagaaacaaaaatattaataatagaagtttaataatttatttgatttattttaaaaactaaaataattaccATTAACtatcaaaattttaaaacaaaatataagTATAAATACCTTGTTTGTCTTTCAACGCATATGAAGTAGCTTTCCATTTAAAAGGAAACACTTAGAATCAAATTGTTCCTTTAAAAGTGGAATCATTGCATCGTTCGTAGTACAATTATCTACAGTCACTGTACTAATCTTGTGTTCAATATTCCATTCAGACATGCAAGAACTTAGAGTTTCTGTAAGTGTTGGAGCATCATGTGGGCATGGCACATATCTGAAGCTTATAATCTGACTATGCAACTTCCAAGAGTCATCAATAAAGTGAGCTGCCACAGCCATATATCCCCTCTTTTGATGATTGGTTGTCCACATatcagtggttaaggctattcTACTTTCATTTTTCTCCAAAACTTCTCGAAATTTTTCTTTCTCAAtcttatatattttcaaaatatcaGACCTAATTGTATTCCTTGACACCATTTGAAACATAGGTGAAATAGTATTCGAATAGTCTATAAAACCACTATGCTCTACCATCGACAAAGGGTACTCATGTAGAATGATCATTTCAGCCAACTTTTTTCTTCCTAGTTCAGGATCAAGATTGAAGGTAACTGAAGGGCTTGCGGTAGGATTCTTGGCAAGTTGTTTCTGTCTTACTGGACATCTTTCCGTGTGAAGAAGTAAGTGTTTAGTCCCCTTACTACTCTCTCCCACTAATTTCCTCCCACAGTGATTGTAAACTGCTTTTAGTTTACCATCAATCTTTTGCAATGTAAAATGATTCCATGCAGGAGATGTTTTCTTTCGTTTTATACCTCTACTCTCATTCACATCACttctattatcaagagattgcaCTTCTTGTATATTTGTTGAAGGAACAAAATCAACATCATCCACACAATTAGACTCGGTAACATCTTGGGTTGACATACTTATAGTTTGATTTATCCTACATTGCATCCgcattataaaatatatcaaaataatgatgcattaaaaactttaaaaaaatgataactaAATCTATAAAACATCGAGCAACATTTTCCCTATTTTATTGACCTAACCATATCTCAATATCAATTAAaacaatcaaacaacacacaagttttcaaccttatgtcaccacaacacacaaatttctcagaacctacttcactaagacacacaagttctcaaccttccgttatcaccgcagcacacaaaaatctcagaacctacttcactatggatgaatatgtaagatattcaaactcttctaacttttataaaatattaacaaaGAAAATTAAACTTCCATAATACACAAtaataaacacatatatatacacaataataaatcAGTAATTCCATGCATTCAGCCCAA
The Humulus lupulus chromosome 6, drHumLupu1.1, whole genome shotgun sequence DNA segment above includes these coding regions:
- the LOC133785310 gene encoding zinc finger BED domain-containing protein RICESLEEPER 4-like, which codes for MSTQDVTESNCVDDVDFVPSTNIQEVQSLDNRSDVNESRGIKRKKTSPAWNHFTLQKIDGKLKAVYNHCGRKLVGESSKGTKHLLLHTERCPVRQKQLAKNPTASPSVTFNLDPELGRKKLAEMIILHEYPLSMVEHSGFIDYSNTISPMFQMVSRNTIRSDILKIYKIEKEKFREVLEKNESRIALTTDMWTTNHQKRGYMAVAAHFIDDSWKLHSQIISFRYVPCPHDAPTLTETLSSCMSEWNIEHKISTVTVDNCTTNDAMIPLLKEQFDSKCFLLNGKLLHMR